The Halarchaeum grantii nucleotide sequence TCGCGAGCTCCGCGCCCTTGTAGAGCACCTCGAAGGCCGGCCCGGCGTTCCCGCCACCCACCCACGGGTCCTCGATGTAGGTGATGTCCTCGGGGTCCGCGCCCATGTCGGCGAAGAACTCGTCGCAGTAGGCGACCGTCTCGTCCTTCCAGTAGACCTCGCCCTCGTAGGCGTACTCGCGCTCGGCGTCCTCGCGCGTGTTGAAGGCGTGGTGCGCCATCATCTCGAACGCCATCGTGTGCCGCCCGGTCTTCCCGACGTTGTCGATGTCCTGCATGCGGATGCAGGGCTGGCTGATGGTGAGGGGGTTGGCGGGCGGCGGCGTCTCGCCGGAGGTGACGAGCGGCTGGAAGTCGTAGATGGAGGCCTGCGTCAGCAGGACGTCGTCGCGCCAGCGGTTCGCCGCGACCGGATAGGGGTCGATGCGCTCGTGGTCGTGCGCCTCGAAGAAGGAGAGGAAGCGCTCGCGCATCTCCACCAGCGAGTACTCCTCGTCGAAGCCGGGGTCGTCGATGAAGCCGTAGTCCTCACACGGCGGCTCGCCGCACGTCTCCCGCTCCGGGTCCCGCGTCCAGAAGTGCGCACCGCACTCCGTACACTCCCCACGCCGGAAGCCCTCCTCCTCGAAATAGTCGAGGCGGTACTCCGCTTCGAGGTCGCTCATTGCCTCTTTCTGGCCGACCGAACGGCAAAACGTTTCCGCACTCCGCCCTTCTCGCGACGCTCGTCGCCGCGCCCGGCTTTATCGGGCCGCCCCGCGTAGCCGGGCGTATGGACCGCAGGCGCCTCCTCGCGGGCGTCGCGTTCGGCGCGCTCGTGATGCTCGCGTCGTTCGCGCTCGCCTTCGGGCCGCTGAACCCCTGCACGAACGCCGCGACGTTCGAGGTGCCGCGGATGGACGCGGGCGTCGCGCACGACGGGAGCGCCGCCGTCGTCACCTACGAGGGGTCGGCGACGCTCACCGGAACGTCGACCGTCTCCCTCGCCGTCACCGTCGGCGCGACCGGGAGCGGGGGCGAGCGAACGGTGCTGTGGGCGGCGGCGAACGGGTCGGGACAGGCGGCGCTCCCCCTGCGGATGGGCGCCGAAACGCGGGTGGACGGGGTGGCGGCGGGCGAGACGGTGACGGTGGTGTGGACGGGCTACGAGGTCGCGCCGGCCTACTGTCCGCCCGAGCGCGGCGACGGCCCGCTGACGCGCGTCGTCGCCGAGCGCACCGTCGGGGCGTGAGGCGCGCTCGCGCCCGTCCGCGCGGACCCGCCCACCGGTCGGCCCCGCCGAGGCCCCCGCTCTTTTCCTCCGCGCGCGCCTCGACACGCGTATGGCGAGAATGATCGACGGGGAGTGGCGCTACGACGTCGAGCAGATACAGAGCGACGAGACGGGGGAGTTCGAGCGGGACACGACGTCCTTCCGGGACTGGATCGCGGGGACGCGACGCGGTCCCGACGACGTCGTCGAGGACGGCCCCGAACCCGAGGCGGGCCGCTATCACCTCTACGTCTCCTACGCCTGCCCGTGGGCGCACCGCACGCTCCTCACGCGCGCGTTGAACGGCCTCGAGGACGTCGTCTCCGTGGACGTCGTCGACCCCGTCCGGAAGAACGAGGGCTGGGAGTTCGCCCCCGAGAAGCCCGGCTGCACTACCGAAAGCCAGTACGGATACGACTTCCTCCGGGAGGTCTACGCCGAGGCGGACGAGGACTACACGGGCCGCGTCACGGTGCCCGTCCTCTGGGACAAAGAGGAGGAGACCATCGTGAACAACGAGTCCGAGGAGATCATGCGGATGCTCGACACGGCGTTCGGGGAGTACGCGACGAACGACGTCGACCTCTACCCCGAGGGCTATCGCGAAGACGTCGACGACGTCATCGACGACATCTATCCCGTCATCAACAACGGCGTCTACCGGGCGGGCTTCGCGGAGTCACAGGAGGCCTACGACGACGCCGTCGCCGACCTCTTCGACGCGCTCGATCAGTGGGACGAGACGCTCGCCGACCAGCGCTACGCGGCGGGCGACCGCCTCACGCTCGCGGACGTCGCGATGTTCACCACGCTCTATCGCTTCGACGAGGTCTACCACACGCACTTCAAGTGCAACGAGAAGCGGATCGCCGACTACGAGCACCTCTGGGGCTACCTCCGCGAGCTCTGCCAGCTCCCCGGCGTCGAGCCGACGCTCCACATGGACCACGTGAAGAACCACTACTACCGGAGCCACCCGGACGTCAACCCCTCGAACCTCGTCCCGGTCGGCCCCGACCCGGACTTCTTCGCGCCCCACGGCCGCGACGACCTGCCGGGCGGCCCGCCCACCGACCTCGCGTAGCGCCTCCTCGGCGCGTTCCTCACGGGTCGCTATCGTCGTACGGGCGACCCCCAAGGCGCCCGTACGGACACGCGGGGCCTCCGGTCCCGCATGGCTCCCCGTCGGTCGTTCGCGGCTCCTTCGGGGCCGCGCTATTTCTCGCGTCTCGCTCCGCTCGGTAT carries:
- a CDS encoding glutathione S-transferase family protein; amino-acid sequence: MARMIDGEWRYDVEQIQSDETGEFERDTTSFRDWIAGTRRGPDDVVEDGPEPEAGRYHLYVSYACPWAHRTLLTRALNGLEDVVSVDVVDPVRKNEGWEFAPEKPGCTTESQYGYDFLREVYAEADEDYTGRVTVPVLWDKEEETIVNNESEEIMRMLDTAFGEYATNDVDLYPEGYREDVDDVIDDIYPVINNGVYRAGFAESQEAYDDAVADLFDALDQWDETLADQRYAAGDRLTLADVAMFTTLYRFDEVYHTHFKCNEKRIADYEHLWGYLRELCQLPGVEPTLHMDHVKNHYYRSHPDVNPSNLVPVGPDPDFFAPHGRDDLPGGPPTDLA